A genomic stretch from Mycobacterium paraterrae includes:
- a CDS encoding TetR/AcrR family transcriptional regulator, with product MASRPDRSRRGQLLDKLVDEFAAGGVGDRSLRDVAAAVGTSHRMLLHHFGSRDELLLAIVAEVERRQMAVLADLPTDPADHFAAMWADVRRPELRPFERLFFECYARAANGEKPFDRMVPGAVDEWLELTEGLAEPAAARLGLAVVRGLLLDLVATGDDAGVDAAAGAFAQLLRLRQ from the coding sequence GTGGCCAGCCGTCCTGATCGGAGCCGGCGCGGTCAGTTACTGGACAAGCTGGTCGACGAGTTCGCCGCCGGCGGAGTAGGCGACCGGTCGCTGCGCGACGTCGCCGCGGCGGTCGGCACCAGCCACCGAATGCTGTTGCATCACTTCGGTTCTCGTGACGAGCTTCTACTGGCGATCGTCGCGGAAGTCGAGCGCCGGCAGATGGCCGTCCTGGCCGATCTGCCGACCGATCCAGCCGATCACTTTGCCGCGATGTGGGCCGATGTGAGGCGCCCAGAACTGCGGCCGTTCGAGCGACTGTTCTTCGAGTGCTACGCGCGGGCGGCCAACGGCGAGAAGCCTTTTGACCGAATGGTCCCCGGCGCCGTCGACGAGTGGCTAGAGCTCACCGAGGGTCTGGCCGAGCCCGCGGCGGCGCGACTCGGGCTCGCGGTCGTCCGCGGACTGTTGCTCGACCTGGTCGCCACTGGCGATGACGCAGGAGTGGACGCGGCCGCCGGCGCGTTCGCCCAGCTACTTCGACTTCGGCAATAG
- a CDS encoding SRPBCC family protein yields the protein MLTEDSIEIDAPPQLVWKVFSDVEHWPDWTESVTSLIGHDGPDLAVGKRFSIKQPGMAKLVWEVTDIDAGSTWTWVQRSAGVDVSARHWVIPRSDGRTLVRQQLEQRGLLGALVGRMLAKKTRRFLALEAQGLKNRSEQLHRASGQPS from the coding sequence GAAGACAGCATCGAGATCGACGCTCCACCGCAGCTGGTGTGGAAGGTGTTCAGCGACGTCGAGCATTGGCCCGACTGGACCGAATCGGTCACCTCGCTGATCGGTCACGACGGCCCCGACCTTGCTGTCGGCAAACGGTTCTCGATCAAGCAGCCCGGAATGGCGAAGCTGGTCTGGGAAGTCACCGACATCGACGCCGGATCCACGTGGACCTGGGTGCAACGATCAGCCGGAGTCGACGTCAGCGCCCGACATTGGGTCATCCCCCGGTCCGACGGGCGCACCCTGGTGCGTCAGCAACTCGAGCAACGCGGCCTGCTCGGCGCTTTGGTCGGACGAATGCTGGCAAAGAAGACCAGACGCTTCCTCGCACTCGAGGCCCAAGGACTAAAGAACCGCTCTGAGCAACTTCATCGCGCCAGTGGCCAGCCGTCCTGA